The proteins below are encoded in one region of Candidatus Saganbacteria bacterium:
- the kdpC gene encoding potassium-transporting ATPase subunit KdpC, which yields MKQFIAALKLFLITAVITGIIYPLIITAAAQIFFKDKANGSLVLLKGKTVGSDLIAQKFDNDRYFWPRPSAVDYNTLSSGGSNLSATSKQLKDQITEREKMILKADPAKPANEIPSDMLYASGSGLDPHISVSAAVFQTDRILKARKLDLSRKADLIVLINKMTEKRDLDLFGEERINVLKLNLTLDNEFEK from the coding sequence ATGAAACAATTCATTGCGGCTTTAAAATTATTTTTGATCACAGCGGTGATAACGGGAATAATATATCCTTTGATCATCACTGCCGCGGCGCAGATATTCTTTAAAGATAAAGCCAACGGAAGCCTTGTTTTATTGAAAGGAAAGACGGTCGGCTCGGATCTGATAGCACAAAAATTTGATAATGACAGATATTTCTGGCCGAGGCCGTCGGCAGTAGATTATAATACGCTCTCATCCGGCGGAAGCAATCTTTCTGCGACCAGCAAACAATTAAAAGATCAGATAACCGAAAGAGAGAAAATGATCTTAAAGGCAGACCCTGCAAAACCGGCAAATGAGATCCCTTCAGATATGTTATATGCTTCCGGATCAGGCCTCGACCCGCATATAAGCGTGTCTGCGGCGGTATTCCAGACAGACAGGATATTAAAGGCAAGAAAGCTTGATCTTTCAAGAAAAGCCGACCTGATAGTGCTGATCAACAAAATGACGGAGAAACGGGACCTTGATCTGTTCGGTGAAGAAAGGATCAATGTCCTGAAGCTCAATTTAACGTTGGACAATGAGTTTGAGAAATAA